TGGGGTGTTGACCTCTACGGCACGGGATCGTGGCCGTGGCCGCCCCAGGGATGGCAGCGGGCGATGCGTTTGGCGGCGAGCAGGCCGCCTTTGAGCGCGCCGTAGCGGCGCACGGCTTCGAGGGCGTAT
The window above is part of the Neisseria bacilliformis genome. Proteins encoded here:
- the yidD gene encoding membrane protein insertion efficiency factor YidD produces the protein MGAKLLLALIRFYQYCISPLVPPRCRYTPTCSQYALEAVRRYGALKGGLLAAKRIARCHPWGGHGHDPVP